One window from the genome of Corynebacterium sp. SCR221107 encodes:
- a CDS encoding phosphoribosylformylglycinamidine synthase: MPKVDARLAVRRKPQFRNEEEALRTTLNNLDAVALDSVTVINVYDVFGAAPADIDALLASVVADERVDDVLGVEELEALLATAPSSLAVEPLPGQYDQRADAAEQALRLLQPTTEAAIYSGEIYIFSPAPSAEAYAQIQDYLINPVEAGKKDLSVLRRPEMGDIEPLATYPDFLELDDEGLSAMIREVGMAMNLADLKVTQEYFRAEGRTPTEVELSALDTYWSDHCRHTTFNTELTSIDNNDPTFGPLLDRALARYEELREINGRTAKPRTLMDMGTIMGRELRRTGVMDDQEVSEEINACSVYVDVDTAEGDKQPWLLMFKNETHNHPTEIEPFGGASTCLGGAIRDPLSGRSWVYQAMRISGAGDINTPRNETIPGKLPQADISTRAALGYSSYGNQIGLATTGVRELVHPGYVAKRMELGAVVAAAPVDNVKRLEPQPGDVVIYLGGRTGRDGVGGATGSSKAHDEESLARSGAEVQKGNPVNERKIQRLFRRPEVAQMIVRCNDFGAGGVSVAVGELADSIDIHLERVPLKYAGLNAREIAISESQERMAAVVRAEDAAAFIAAAETENIEAVQLAEITDTGRLRMFFHDEVVLDLSRAFIDTNGAHRAQEVELVAAEAVAATHKPATVLEALASASSGSQEGMIEQFDSTVGRSTVLMPYGGRTQKTDEQASIQTLPVPGGTSTASVMTWGYSPALADKSPFLMGAYSVVEAMAKLVAAGAQPTGAWLSVQEYFQRLDKDPKRWGEVTQALLGLLEAQDGLQVAAIGGKDSMSGTYGEDLHVPPTLVTFAVAAMDASQAVSAAIPAGEYELYLVGHTPLAAGDPDYAQLNSNFAAVRALVAEDKIAAASAVTEAGLAPAIVNMALGNEVGFTAAGAFASAPLADVALGSIIVAVAPGTAVEGTLLGRTNTSGTLEFGAESFTIAQALEASESGYREVYPLNDSAAYADAHDELPGFATSLPVAASAVATTNKAAEAGAPVHVLLPVFPGTNSEYDMAEAFQAAGATAEFHVIRNLNAELLEADTRAFIEKLADGKTSILAFSGGFSLGDEPDGSAKFIAAFLRSAEVAEAVKAFTARDGLVLGICNGFQALVKSGFLPYGDPAKQTDQSPTLAHNRQLRHISRIAETRVATTPAASPWLSTFTPGQRQFVPVSHGEGRFVVSEQEAQELFANGQVAFQYVDAEGVPTMEAPANPNGSSYGIEGIISADGRILGKMGHPERFRDGLMRNIPGIEVQDIFANAVNYVAGKQS; this comes from the coding sequence GTGCCAAAAGTAGACGCCCGTCTAGCAGTTCGCCGCAAACCGCAATTCCGCAACGAAGAAGAAGCGTTGCGTACCACCTTGAACAACCTTGACGCAGTCGCGCTCGACAGCGTCACGGTTATCAACGTCTACGATGTTTTCGGCGCAGCCCCGGCCGACATTGATGCGCTGTTGGCCTCTGTCGTCGCCGACGAGCGCGTCGATGATGTCCTCGGCGTCGAAGAACTCGAGGCGCTTCTTGCCACCGCGCCAAGCAGCCTCGCCGTGGAGCCGCTGCCTGGCCAGTATGACCAGCGTGCCGACGCCGCCGAGCAGGCACTGCGCCTGCTGCAGCCAACAACAGAGGCTGCCATCTACTCCGGTGAGATCTACATCTTCAGCCCCGCACCCAGCGCCGAGGCCTATGCCCAGATCCAGGACTACCTCATCAACCCCGTCGAGGCGGGAAAGAAGGACCTCTCGGTGCTGCGCCGCCCGGAGATGGGCGATATCGAGCCGCTGGCAACCTACCCGGACTTCCTTGAGCTTGACGACGAAGGCCTGTCCGCCATGATCCGCGAGGTGGGCATGGCCATGAACCTGGCAGACCTCAAGGTCACCCAGGAGTACTTCCGCGCCGAGGGGCGCACCCCGACCGAGGTGGAGCTGTCCGCGCTGGATACCTACTGGTCCGATCACTGCCGCCACACCACCTTCAATACCGAGCTGACCAGCATCGACAACAACGACCCGACCTTCGGCCCGCTGCTGGATCGCGCGCTTGCCCGCTACGAGGAATTGCGCGAGATCAACGGACGCACGGCCAAGCCGCGCACGCTCATGGACATGGGCACCATCATGGGTCGCGAGCTGCGCCGCACCGGTGTCATGGATGACCAAGAGGTCTCCGAAGAGATCAACGCCTGCTCCGTCTACGTGGACGTGGATACTGCCGAGGGGGACAAGCAGCCGTGGCTGCTGATGTTTAAGAACGAGACGCATAACCACCCGACCGAAATCGAGCCCTTCGGTGGCGCCTCCACCTGCCTGGGCGGCGCAATCCGCGACCCGCTGTCGGGTCGCTCCTGGGTCTATCAGGCCATGCGCATCTCCGGCGCGGGGGACATCAACACCCCGCGCAACGAGACCATCCCGGGCAAGCTGCCGCAGGCGGATATTTCGACCCGCGCGGCGTTGGGTTATTCCTCCTACGGCAATCAGATCGGCCTGGCTACCACGGGCGTTCGCGAGCTAGTACACCCCGGCTACGTTGCCAAGCGCATGGAGCTGGGCGCGGTCGTTGCCGCAGCCCCGGTCGACAACGTCAAGCGCCTGGAGCCGCAGCCCGGCGACGTGGTGATCTACCTAGGCGGGCGCACCGGCCGCGACGGCGTCGGCGGAGCTACCGGCTCCTCCAAGGCTCACGACGAGGAGTCGCTGGCGCGCTCCGGTGCCGAGGTGCAAAAGGGCAACCCGGTCAACGAGCGTAAGATTCAGCGCCTGTTCCGCCGCCCCGAGGTCGCCCAGATGATCGTTCGCTGCAACGACTTCGGCGCAGGTGGTGTGTCCGTGGCCGTCGGCGAGCTGGCCGATTCCATCGACATTCACTTAGAGCGCGTGCCGCTGAAATACGCCGGCCTCAACGCCCGCGAGATCGCGATCTCCGAGTCCCAGGAGCGCATGGCAGCGGTCGTGCGCGCCGAGGACGCCGCAGCCTTCATTGCCGCCGCCGAGACCGAAAACATCGAGGCCGTGCAGCTGGCGGAGATCACCGACACCGGGCGTCTGCGCATGTTCTTCCACGACGAGGTGGTCCTCGACCTCTCGCGCGCCTTCATCGACACCAACGGCGCACACCGCGCCCAGGAGGTGGAGCTGGTCGCCGCCGAGGCTGTCGCCGCTACACACAAGCCCGCCACCGTCCTCGAAGCGTTGGCATCCGCATCCTCGGGTTCCCAGGAGGGCATGATCGAGCAGTTCGACTCCACCGTCGGACGCTCCACCGTGCTCATGCCTTATGGTGGTCGCACCCAAAAGACCGACGAACAGGCCTCCATCCAGACCCTGCCGGTTCCTGGTGGCACCTCCACGGCATCGGTGATGACCTGGGGCTACTCCCCGGCGCTGGCCGATAAGTCCCCGTTCCTCATGGGTGCTTATTCCGTGGTCGAGGCCATGGCAAAGCTCGTGGCCGCAGGTGCCCAGCCCACCGGTGCGTGGCTGTCGGTGCAGGAGTACTTCCAGCGCCTGGATAAGGATCCGAAGCGTTGGGGCGAGGTCACCCAGGCGCTGCTTGGCCTGCTGGAGGCCCAGGACGGCCTTCAGGTTGCCGCCATCGGTGGCAAGGACTCCATGTCGGGTACCTACGGCGAGGACCTGCACGTCCCGCCGACGCTGGTCACCTTCGCCGTGGCCGCGATGGACGCTTCCCAGGCCGTCTCTGCCGCCATCCCCGCGGGCGAGTATGAGCTCTACCTCGTCGGCCACACCCCGCTTGCCGCGGGCGACCCGGATTACGCGCAGCTCAACAGCAATTTCGCGGCCGTGCGTGCGCTGGTAGCCGAAGACAAGATCGCTGCGGCATCCGCCGTGACCGAGGCTGGCCTGGCACCGGCGATCGTCAACATGGCGCTGGGTAACGAAGTTGGCTTCACCGCCGCCGGTGCCTTCGCTTCCGCCCCGCTTGCCGACGTCGCCCTGGGCTCCATCATCGTCGCGGTCGCGCCGGGCACGGCCGTAGAAGGCACGCTGCTGGGCCGCACCAACACCTCTGGCACGCTGGAGTTTGGCGCGGAGTCCTTCACCATTGCTCAGGCGCTGGAGGCATCCGAGTCCGGTTACCGTGAGGTCTACCCGCTCAATGACTCCGCCGCCTACGCTGACGCCCACGACGAGCTGCCGGGGTTCGCCACCAGCCTGCCCGTGGCGGCTTCGGCCGTGGCCACCACGAATAAGGCCGCCGAAGCCGGCGCACCGGTGCATGTCTTGCTGCCGGTGTTCCCGGGCACCAACTCCGAGTACGACATGGCCGAGGCCTTCCAGGCCGCCGGTGCCACCGCTGAGTTCCATGTCATCCGCAACCTCAATGCCGAGCTCCTTGAGGCCGATACACGCGCGTTCATTGAGAAGCTTGCCGACGGTAAGACCAGCATCCTGGCCTTCTCCGGCGGCTTCTCGCTGGGTGATGAGCCAGACGGCTCCGCGAAGTTCATCGCCGCGTTCCTGCGTTCGGCCGAGGTTGCCGAGGCGGTGAAGGCTTTTACCGCCCGCGACGGCCTCGTGCTGGGCATCTGCAATGGCTTCCAGGCGTTGGTGAAGTCCGGTTTCCTGCCGTATGGTGACCCGGCCAAGCAGACGGATCAGTCCCCGACGCTGGCGCATAACCGCCAGCTGCGCCACATCTCCCGCATCGCGGAGACCCGCGTGGCCACCACCCCGGCGGCCTCGCCGTGGCTGTCCACCTTCACCCCAGGCCAGCGCCAGTTCGTGCCGGTCTCGCACGGTGAGGGCCGCTTCGTGGTCAGCGAGCAGGAGGCACAGGAGCTGTTTGCCAACGGCCAGGTGGCCTTCCAGTACGTCGATGCCGAAGGCGTCCCGACGATGGAGGCACCCGCGAACCCCAACGGTTCTTCCTATGGCATCGAGGGCATCATCTCCGCCGATGGTCGCATCCTAGGCAAGATGGGTCACCCGGAGCGTTTCCGCGACGGCCTCATGCGCAACATCCCGGGCATCGAGGTTCAAGACATCTTTGCCAACGCCGTCAATTACGTGGCGGGCAAGCAGAGCTAA
- a CDS encoding SRPBCC domain-containing protein: MSAPQFNYITYIYGGQVSAQRVYDALTQREHMDIYLQGSGPKSSWVPGEKVLWKSMPEDGFDDLGQVVLQAIPGKLLQYTWHPIQEMHRGLFDSDEAFEEALSERSKVTFHISPLADGLVGARLQLVHDGFDSEDSVMLHGVTEGWSMILSSLKTYLELPVDQAS; this comes from the coding sequence ATGAGCGCACCACAGTTTAACTACATCACCTACATCTACGGCGGGCAGGTCAGCGCGCAGCGTGTTTATGACGCGCTTACCCAGCGCGAGCACATGGATATCTACCTGCAAGGATCCGGGCCGAAGTCAAGCTGGGTACCGGGCGAGAAGGTGCTGTGGAAATCCATGCCTGAGGACGGCTTCGACGATTTGGGTCAGGTGGTGTTGCAGGCCATTCCCGGCAAGCTGCTGCAGTACACCTGGCACCCGATCCAGGAGATGCACCGCGGGTTATTCGATTCCGACGAGGCCTTCGAGGAGGCGTTGTCAGAACGCAGCAAGGTCACATTCCACATCAGCCCGCTTGCCGACGGCCTTGTGGGGGCGCGCCTTCAACTCGTCCACGACGGCTTCGACTCCGAAGACTCCGTCATGCTCCACGGTGTGACCGAAGGCTGGTCCATGATCCTTAGCTCGCTCAAGACCTACCTCGAACTGCCGGTGGATCAGGCCTCCTAA
- a CDS encoding CotH kinase family protein, which translates to MRLKGNSSLTALGGDLPGGMGNMPNPPEGFDPSNLPEGFDPSTMPEPPADTAADDAGTDGTADAAQVMPEGRAGGMGGARLGASIDEDDPTTYPLLISFDKYVDGQVYQGISELSLRSGIPSLNEATALSALSMTDQSTQRYSHVTYSVNGGSTLSRIVLENPDEYYAARLGDGILNKADSESSLTYQGDDPATYTDQFKQEKDKDNENEQPIIDFLSWLDSADEQEFEDNFDNYVDVESLAKYVATQNLLINSDDMSGPGRNYYLWYDNSTSKFTVLAWDMDLSLNGNSELSPDSTNSMGMGRGGKNAAEGNAPGMPAMPGRSADTTQTTGSTPTESDSATSSAESADNTETQATEEYRPASKDTMMSSGADTFKERFLSNEKFNAIYEEQYWELYDQLFTNDALADVVNELRTQVPATDGLSQEEIDSSADSLLEIIERRKEYLAGVRGGETEESPITTSPVTS; encoded by the coding sequence GTGCGCCTGAAGGGAAATTCCTCCCTGACCGCGCTGGGCGGCGACCTGCCGGGCGGCATGGGCAACATGCCCAATCCGCCAGAAGGTTTTGACCCGTCCAACCTGCCGGAGGGCTTCGATCCCTCCACCATGCCCGAGCCGCCTGCTGATACTGCAGCCGACGACGCGGGCACGGATGGCACTGCCGATGCAGCGCAGGTAATGCCCGAGGGGCGTGCGGGTGGCATGGGCGGAGCGCGCTTGGGGGCGAGCATCGACGAGGACGATCCGACCACCTACCCGCTGTTGATCAGCTTCGATAAGTATGTGGACGGCCAGGTCTACCAGGGAATTTCTGAGCTGTCCCTTCGTTCAGGAATTCCATCTCTGAACGAGGCGACCGCTTTGTCTGCATTGTCAATGACAGACCAGTCGACCCAGCGGTATAGCCACGTAACCTATTCCGTTAACGGTGGCTCCACATTGAGCCGAATCGTGCTGGAAAACCCCGACGAGTACTACGCCGCGCGCTTGGGCGACGGCATCTTGAACAAGGCGGATTCGGAGAGCTCGCTGACCTATCAGGGCGATGATCCGGCGACCTACACCGACCAGTTTAAGCAGGAGAAAGACAAGGACAACGAGAACGAACAGCCGATCATCGACTTCCTCTCCTGGCTTGATAGCGCCGATGAGCAGGAGTTTGAGGACAATTTCGATAACTACGTTGATGTTGAATCCTTGGCTAAGTACGTCGCGACCCAGAACCTGCTCATCAACTCCGATGACATGTCGGGCCCTGGGCGCAATTACTACCTTTGGTACGACAATTCCACAAGTAAGTTCACCGTCCTGGCCTGGGACATGGATTTGTCGCTCAACGGCAATAGTGAACTTAGCCCCGATTCCACCAACTCCATGGGCATGGGGCGCGGCGGCAAGAATGCGGCTGAGGGCAACGCCCCCGGAATGCCAGCAATGCCAGGTAGAAGCGCCGATACCACGCAGACAACCGGATCTACGCCAACTGAATCGGATAGTGCGACATCCAGTGCGGAAAGTGCAGACAATACCGAAACTCAGGCCACAGAGGAATACCGACCGGCCAGCAAGGACACCATGATGAGCTCGGGTGCAGATACCTTCAAGGAACGCTTCCTTTCGAACGAGAAATTTAACGCGATCTATGAGGAGCAGTACTGGGAGCTTTATGATCAGCTCTTTACCAACGATGCGCTGGCTGACGTGGTCAACGAGTTGCGCACCCAGGTCCCGGCCACCGATGGTCTAAGCCAGGAAGAGATTGACTCCAGCGCGGATTCGCTGCTTGAGATCATCGAGCGGCGCAAGGAGTACCTAGCAGGCGTGCGAGGCGGCGAAACGGAGGAGTCACCAATTACGACGAGCCCGGTCACAAGCTAA
- a CDS encoding ferritin-like domain-containing protein, with amino-acid sequence MVDKQQEIQALQTVVSGIAAQSYSHRIHSLVFGVKGLGVLADKYAAHAQEEIDWVKKFANRILNLGGQLKIEAAPAAEVYDDIVEYLKKEKRTSEEGLARIGAIMPSLEGDFVAYEAMKDYIIDEDGDLQETNQDLELIELIGLQNWLVKKMAEASQD; translated from the coding sequence ATGGTCGACAAGCAGCAAGAGATTCAGGCGCTTCAGACGGTGGTATCCGGGATTGCGGCGCAAAGCTATAGCCACCGCATCCACAGCCTCGTCTTTGGGGTAAAGGGGCTTGGGGTGCTGGCGGACAAGTATGCGGCGCACGCACAAGAGGAAATTGATTGGGTGAAAAAGTTCGCCAACCGCATTCTGAATCTGGGTGGTCAACTAAAGATCGAGGCAGCCCCCGCGGCGGAGGTCTATGACGATATCGTTGAGTATCTGAAGAAGGAAAAGCGCACCTCGGAGGAGGGCCTGGCGCGAATTGGCGCCATCATGCCCTCCCTGGAGGGGGATTTCGTGGCTTATGAGGCCATGAAGGACTACATCATCGATGAAGATGGCGATCTCCAGGAGACCAACCAGGACTTGGAGCTCATTGAGCTCATCGGTCTGCAGAATTGGTTGGTCAAGAAGATGGCGGAGGCGAGCCAGGATTAG
- a CDS encoding OsmC family protein, whose protein sequence is MTNPHKDSSNPQAEITKQYGVDVTRVGLTHYRATNAAGASFDFGQGEGLLSPVEVLLAAAAGCAAVDVDVVTARRSEPEKFHVRAEGDRISEEGASRLGAVRLSFDVTFPDTPEGRQAQSMVSRLMNLSRDRDCTVSRTIEHPTQVSYENRNQDRG, encoded by the coding sequence ATGACTAACCCACACAAGGATTCAAGCAACCCGCAGGCCGAAATCACCAAGCAGTACGGGGTCGACGTCACCCGCGTCGGGCTGACCCACTACCGCGCCACCAACGCCGCTGGCGCCAGCTTCGACTTCGGCCAGGGCGAGGGGCTACTCTCCCCGGTCGAGGTTCTGCTGGCCGCTGCTGCCGGATGCGCCGCTGTGGACGTCGACGTCGTCACCGCCCGCCGCAGCGAACCGGAGAAATTTCACGTCCGCGCCGAGGGCGACCGCATCAGCGAGGAGGGTGCAAGCCGTCTGGGTGCCGTGCGCCTTTCCTTCGACGTCACCTTCCCCGATACCCCCGAAGGCCGCCAGGCACAATCGATGGTGAGCCGCCTCATGAACCTATCCCGTGACCGGGACTGCACGGTCTCACGCACCATCGAACACCCAACGCAGGTCAGCTACGAGAACCGTAATCAAGACCGTGGCTAA
- a CDS encoding YceI family protein — protein MTNKKTLSIILAVGAVVIIIAAAIALPRLYAANESSDVATPSLSTAASESSGAGAGNAATDGAQAASFDGDIAGTWTIGAGSYAGYRVEEVLNGANVTVVGRTESVSGDAIIDTDTLTAATVTVDLASVTTDSDRRDNYFRTKAIDTSVNPAATFTVTEPLTLENLSATPQDVTLNGELTINGQTKPASTTAQVAVVDNALQVAGSIPVTWADYGVEAPSLGFVSVEDAGTVEFLTVLTK, from the coding sequence ATGACGAACAAGAAGACACTGTCCATCATTCTGGCCGTTGGAGCCGTAGTGATCATTATCGCGGCGGCCATCGCGCTGCCGCGGTTATATGCCGCCAATGAATCCAGCGATGTTGCCACACCGAGCCTGAGCACCGCAGCGTCGGAAAGCAGCGGTGCGGGGGCGGGCAATGCGGCGACCGACGGCGCACAGGCGGCCAGCTTCGACGGCGATATCGCTGGTACCTGGACCATTGGCGCGGGTTCCTATGCGGGCTATCGGGTGGAGGAGGTCCTCAACGGTGCGAACGTGACCGTTGTGGGCCGCACCGAATCCGTCAGCGGCGACGCGATTATCGATACTGACACCCTCACCGCGGCGACGGTGACCGTGGATCTGGCAAGCGTCACCACCGATTCCGATCGGCGCGACAATTACTTCCGCACCAAGGCCATTGACACCAGCGTCAACCCGGCAGCCACCTTCACCGTGACCGAGCCGCTCACGCTGGAAAACCTAAGCGCCACACCCCAAGATGTCACCCTTAATGGCGAACTCACCATCAATGGGCAAACCAAGCCCGCCAGCACGACCGCACAGGTTGCCGTGGTTGACAATGCCCTGCAGGTGGCCGGTTCCATCCCTGTGACCTGGGCTGATTACGGGGTTGAGGCGCCTAGCCTCGGCTTTGTCAGCGTGGAAGACGCCGGCACAGTGGAGTTTCTTACCGTACTCACCAAGTAA
- a CDS encoding alpha-amylase family glycosyl hydrolase has protein sequence MSADSPQAAPHHFSSPASLPNATPSAHATLPEWARTVSFWHVYPLGFCGAPIWDRDASESNAHDEASNNARIDRLRESLDYLISLGLNGLLLGPVFESVTHGYDTVDYFQCDKRLGTNADLERLIAACNDRGIKVVFDGVFSHAAASFVRPELLDAEAVFEGHGDLKRFDHSNPAVAEFVMEVMNYWLDKGISGWRLDAAYSVSPDFWAPVLAAVKDRHPDALLLGEVIHGDYAGIVGAAGMDTLTQYELWKAIWSSLKEENFFELDWTLKRHNEFLDSFIPQTFVGNHDVTRIASQVGPKKALLAATILFTVGGIPSVYYGDELGFEAIKEERFRGDDAIRPAFTAHPVANDITNAYKALIALRRTQGWLVDARTEVTAVSNQALSYRAYSGERELFISLEVADPEHPKATITDPFGAVLWAYAG, from the coding sequence ATGAGCGCCGATTCCCCGCAAGCTGCCCCTCACCATTTTTCCTCGCCCGCCTCGCTGCCCAACGCCACGCCCAGCGCACACGCTACACTGCCCGAGTGGGCGCGCACGGTGAGCTTCTGGCACGTGTATCCGCTCGGTTTTTGCGGCGCGCCGATCTGGGACCGGGATGCGTCGGAAAGCAACGCCCACGATGAGGCAAGCAACAATGCCCGCATCGACCGGCTGAGGGAAAGCCTGGATTATCTGATTAGCCTAGGACTCAACGGCCTGCTGCTGGGACCGGTGTTCGAATCGGTCACGCATGGCTACGATACGGTCGATTACTTCCAGTGCGATAAGCGCCTGGGCACCAACGCCGATCTGGAACGGCTGATCGCCGCGTGCAACGACCGCGGCATCAAGGTTGTGTTCGACGGGGTCTTTTCGCATGCGGCGGCCAGCTTCGTGCGCCCCGAGCTCCTCGATGCCGAGGCGGTCTTTGAGGGACACGGCGACCTCAAACGTTTCGATCATTCCAACCCGGCAGTGGCCGAATTTGTCATGGAGGTCATGAATTACTGGCTTGACAAGGGTATTTCCGGCTGGCGCTTGGACGCTGCATACTCGGTTTCCCCCGATTTCTGGGCGCCTGTCCTCGCGGCGGTAAAAGACCGCCACCCGGACGCGCTGCTTTTAGGCGAGGTCATCCACGGCGACTATGCGGGCATTGTTGGCGCCGCCGGCATGGATACCCTCACGCAGTATGAGCTGTGGAAAGCGATCTGGTCTTCGCTCAAGGAGGAGAACTTCTTCGAATTGGATTGGACCCTCAAGCGCCACAACGAGTTCCTTGACTCCTTCATCCCGCAGACGTTTGTCGGCAATCACGATGTCACCCGCATCGCCTCCCAGGTGGGGCCGAAGAAGGCGCTGCTGGCCGCGACGATCCTGTTTACCGTCGGCGGCATCCCGAGCGTCTACTACGGCGATGAGCTGGGCTTTGAGGCGATCAAGGAGGAGCGCTTCCGCGGCGATGATGCCATCCGCCCGGCATTTACCGCCCACCCGGTGGCTAATGACATCACCAACGCCTACAAGGCATTGATTGCTTTACGACGTACCCAGGGCTGGCTTGTCGACGCACGCACGGAGGTTACGGCCGTTTCCAATCAGGCACTCAGCTACCGCGCCTATTCCGGCGAGCGGGAGCTTTTTATCAGCCTCGAGGTCGCCGACCCGGAGCACCCGAAGGCCACCATCACCGACCCCTTCGGTGCGGTGCTGTGGGCCTATGCGGGCTGA
- a CDS encoding substrate-binding domain-containing protein, which produces MVAVLGACSSTGGAPRNDEASGSAGGVDTPRYVVAMVTHGAPGDTYWDLVRKGAEDAAKKNNLELRYSSDPQAPNQANLVQSAIDSQVDGIAVTLPNAEAIGPAARKAVEAGIPTVGLNAGMDSYQNYGLSAFFGQEEKVAGTQAGQRLAAEGAKHALCVIHEQGNSSQEARCAGLSDGLAASGGQVELLYVNGQDLTAAQATMQAKLSQDSSIDWIMGLQAPVAMRAIDAVGDAGSQAKIATFDTNSELVEAIADGRIAWAVDQQPYLQGYLAIDSLWLAKRNGTVLGGGRPVYTGPSFVDASNVAGISEAAKAGLR; this is translated from the coding sequence ATGGTGGCCGTTTTAGGCGCATGTTCCTCCACCGGCGGTGCCCCGCGAAATGATGAAGCCAGCGGCTCCGCTGGTGGCGTGGATACCCCGCGCTACGTGGTGGCCATGGTCACCCACGGCGCGCCGGGCGACACCTACTGGGACCTCGTTCGCAAGGGGGCCGAGGACGCGGCCAAGAAGAACAACCTCGAGCTGCGTTACTCCTCCGACCCGCAGGCACCGAACCAGGCCAACCTAGTTCAGTCCGCCATCGACTCCCAGGTTGACGGCATCGCGGTGACCCTGCCCAACGCCGAGGCCATCGGCCCGGCCGCGCGAAAGGCTGTGGAGGCGGGTATTCCCACCGTCGGCCTGAACGCGGGCATGGATTCCTATCAAAACTATGGCCTGTCCGCCTTCTTCGGGCAGGAGGAAAAGGTAGCGGGCACCCAGGCGGGCCAGCGGCTGGCGGCCGAAGGCGCCAAGCACGCCCTGTGCGTTATCCACGAACAGGGCAACTCCTCCCAGGAGGCGCGCTGCGCGGGACTGTCGGACGGGCTCGCCGCCAGCGGCGGCCAGGTCGAGCTGCTCTACGTCAACGGCCAGGACCTCACCGCCGCGCAGGCGACCATGCAGGCCAAGCTCTCCCAAGATTCCAGCATCGACTGGATCATGGGGCTGCAGGCACCGGTTGCCATGCGCGCGATCGACGCGGTGGGGGACGCGGGCTCGCAGGCGAAGATCGCCACCTTCGACACCAACTCCGAGCTCGTTGAAGCCATCGCCGACGGTCGGATCGCCTGGGCGGTGGACCAGCAACCCTATCTCCAGGGCTACCTGGCCATCGATTCCCTGTGGCTGGCCAAGCGCAACGGCACCGTGTTAGGTGGCGGGCGCCCGGTGTACACCGGCCCGAGCTTTGTGGATGCCTCCAACGTGGCGGGCATCTCTGAGGCTGCGAAGGCTGGCCTGCGATGA
- a CDS encoding ABC transporter permease — translation MTHATKVVDENDEPTATTAPAGEAVAGEDRLRRRTGFARLIRRPELASLLGAILIFVLFFSVAPAFRSLDAFSTVLYASSTLGIVALAVGLLMIGDEFDLSSGVAVTSSALAATMLNYNLHLNSWVGAGIALVISLGIGALNGYLVTRTGIASFLITLAAFLMLQGLNLAVTKLVTGQVATPSIADMEGFDSAHAVFAGTIHLGALNLRVTVIWWLVFVALASFLLYKTRFGNWIFAVGGDQDAARAVGVPVRRTKITLFMFVGFAAWFVGMHTLFAFDSIQAGQGIGNEFLYIIAAVIGGCALTGGRGTALGTAIGALIFGMTNQGIVYAGWNPDWFKFFLGAMLLFAVFTNTSFANLTSKR, via the coding sequence ATGACACATGCCACCAAGGTCGTCGATGAAAACGACGAACCAACAGCAACCACCGCACCTGCGGGAGAGGCCGTTGCCGGTGAGGACCGCCTGCGCCGCCGCACCGGCTTTGCGCGGCTGATCCGCCGCCCGGAGCTGGCCAGCCTTTTGGGTGCGATCCTCATCTTCGTGCTCTTTTTCAGCGTCGCTCCGGCGTTTAGGTCCCTCGACGCCTTTTCTACCGTGCTCTATGCCAGCTCGACGCTGGGGATCGTGGCCTTGGCCGTCGGCCTGCTCATGATCGGTGACGAGTTCGACCTCTCCTCCGGCGTGGCGGTGACCTCCAGTGCGCTGGCTGCGACGATGCTCAACTACAACCTCCACCTCAACTCGTGGGTGGGCGCTGGCATCGCGCTGGTGATTTCTCTAGGCATCGGCGCGCTCAACGGCTATCTGGTCACCCGCACCGGCATCGCCAGCTTCCTTATTACCCTGGCGGCCTTCCTCATGCTTCAAGGCCTCAACCTCGCGGTGACCAAGCTGGTCACCGGCCAGGTGGCAACCCCCTCGATTGCGGACATGGAGGGATTCGACTCCGCTCACGCGGTGTTCGCGGGCACGATTCACCTGGGCGCGCTGAATCTGCGCGTGACGGTGATCTGGTGGCTGGTGTTTGTGGCGCTGGCCTCCTTCCTGCTGTACAAGACGCGCTTTGGCAACTGGATCTTCGCCGTCGGCGGCGATCAGGATGCCGCCCGCGCCGTGGGTGTTCCGGTGCGCCGCACCAAGATCACCTTGTTCATGTTCGTCGGCTTCGCCGCCTGGTTCGTGGGCATGCACACCCTGTTCGCCTTCGATTCCATCCAGGCCGGTCAGGGCATCGGCAACGAGTTCCTCTACATCATTGCGGCCGTCATCGGCGGGTGCGCGCTCACCGGCGGCCGCGGCACCGCACTGGGTACCGCCATCGGCGCGCTCATCTTCGGCATGACCAACCAGGGCATCGTCTACGCCGGCTGGAACCCGGACTGGTTCAAGTTCTTCCTCGGCGCGATGCTTTTGTTCGCGGTCTTTACAAACACGTCCTTTGCCAACCTCACCAGTAAGCGTTAA